A single region of the Polyodon spathula isolate WHYD16114869_AA chromosome 12, ASM1765450v1, whole genome shotgun sequence genome encodes:
- the LOC121324526 gene encoding calcium permeable stress-gated cation channel 1-like isoform X2, whose amino-acid sequence MEGSYFSAVPASGNERDTSLDFLSFLDTLGTDNGTVERCYSTRAHSSVLQGLPFGGVPTVLAINFVLWLVLLLVFSCLRKAAWDYGRLALIMDNDSLTSLFYGEPSEKEKSPPPSESSPSDMETKDVGFCSWLSSIYHMRDEEIQSKCGIDATIYLSFQRHILVLMVIVCALSIAVILPVNFSGNLLGDSPQHFGRTTIANVPAQDRFLWLHSVFALLYFIITVLCMAHHSVQLEYKEDEKVARTLMITSIPKEISDTGLIVKHFHEAYPSCTVNDVQFCYDVRKLMKLDAERRKAMKGRLYFTGKAQKEGKVMIKSHPCAQIFCCDACGFEQVDAEQYYSELEEKLTDEFNAEKNRIALKRLDMAFITFQDERMTAVIVKDYGRTPCRRKLQQSSITTVVKSHQWGVQYAPAPTDIIWENLSVQGSRWWVRCVLLNVCLFILLFFLTTPAIIVNTMDKFNVTRPVESLRNPLVTQFFPTLLLWAFSVFLPFIVYYSAFFESHWTRSSENQLTMHKCYFFLVFMVIILPSLGLSSLDLFFRWLFDIHFLDEADIKFQCVFLPDNGAFFVNYVITSSLIGTAMELLRIPGLVVYATRLCFAKSEAERIHVKRNQAYEFQFGLEYAWTMCIFAVSMTYSITCPIIVPFGLLYMILKHLVDRYNIYYAYIPTKLNQRIHSAAISQVIIAPILCMFWLLFFSVLRLGPVRPITLFTFVALLFCIAVSLFGFCLKRLHPKKPTSYQMSDQQTEGVFNDNERSSVSSTPNSNVFVASVLQEPELGLTPMPSPAHQSYGTMENRIETPSNEEETRPEAFESELENRKYFSSGPLVDSDIGYH is encoded by the exons ATGGAAGGCTCTTACTTCTCTGCTGTCCCGGCTTCTGGGAATGAGCGCGACACAAGCCTGGACTTCCTGAGTTTCCTGGACACCCTGGGGACGGACAATGGGACGGTGGAGCGGTGTTACAGCACCCGGGCCCACAGCTCCGTCCTGCAGGGCCTGCCATTCGGGGGCGTGCCCACTGTCCTCGCCATCAACTTTGTCCTCTGGCTG GTGCTGCTCCTAGTGTTCTCGTGCCTGCGGAAAGCAGCATGGGATTATGGACGGTTGGCATTGATAATGGACAATGACAG CCTCACATCTCTGTTCTATGGAGAGCCGAGCGAGAAGGAGAAATCGCCTCCCCCCTCTGAATCCAGTCCCTCTGACATGGAGACTAAAGATGTG GGCTTCTGTTCTTGGCTTTCATCGATCTATCACATGAG AGACGAAGAGATTCAGAGTAAATGCGGAATAGATGCCACTATCTACCTCTCGTTCCAGCGGCACATCCTGGTCCTCATGGTTATTGTCTGTGCCCTCTCCATCGCCGTCATCCTGCCTGTAAACTTCTCCGGGAACCTGCTGG GAGACAGCCCTCAGCATTTTGGAAGGACGACTATAGCTAATGTTCCTGCACA GGATCGCTTCCTGTGGCTGCACAGTGTTTTTGCGctgctgtattttattatcaCCGTGCTCTGCATGGCGCACCACTCAGTGCAGCTGGAGTACAAAGAGGATGAGAAGGTGGCGAGAACGCTGATGATCACGTCAATTCCCAAGGAGATCTCCGACACGGGGCTCATCGTGAAGCACTTCCA CGAAGCTTACCCAAGCTGCACAGTGAACGATGTGCAGTTCTGTTATGATGTTCGGAAGCTGATGAAGCTTgatgctgaaag GCGCAAGGCGATGAAGGGACGGCTGTACTTCACAGGGAAGGCTCAGAAAGAAGGGAAGGTTATGATCAAAAGCCACCCCTGCGCTCAGATCTTCTGCTGTGACGCCTGTGGGTTTGAACAG GTGGATGCAGAGCAGTATTACAGCGAGCTGGAAGAAAAGCTTACTGATGAGTTCAATGCTGAGAAGAACCGCATTGCCCTTAAAAGACTGGACATGGCCTTCATCACCTTTCAGGACGAGAGGATGACTGCAGT CATTGTAAAGGATTACGGCCGGACTCCGTGTCGCAGGAAGTTGCAGCAGTCCAGCATAACCACCGTTGTCAAGTCCCACCAGTGGGGGGTACAGTATGCTCCAGCACCCACTGACATCATTTG GGAGAATCTGTCCGTGCAAGGCTCCAGGTGGTGGGTGCGCTGTGTCCTCCTCAACGTCTGCCTCTTCATCCTGCTCTTCTTCCTCACCACTCCGGCCATCATCGTCAACACCATGGACAAGTTCAACGTGACCCGGCCCGTCGAGAGCCTCAGG AACCCACTTGTGACCCAGTTCTTTCCAACACTGCTGCTGTGGGCGTTCTCGGTCTTCCTCCCGTTCATCGTTTACTACTCTGCCTTCTTCGAATCTCACTGGACCAG gtCAAGCGAGAATCAGCTAACAATGCATAAGTGCTATTTCTTCTTGGTATTTATGGTGATCATCTTGCCTTCGCTTGGTCTCTCCAG tttggatttgttttttcgATGGCTCTTTGACATTCACTTTCTAGATGAAGCTGACATAAAATTTCA GTGTGTGTTCCTGCCTGATAACGGTGCTTTCTTTGTGAACTATGTGATCACATCGAGTCTGATTGGCACAGCCATGGAGCTGCTGAGAATCCCGGGGCTTGTTGTGTACGCTACTCGGCTGTGTTTCGCCAAGTCTGAAGCTGAGCGCATTCATGTGAAAAGG AACCAAGCCTATGAGTTTCAGTTTGGCTTGGAGTACGCCTGGACGATGTGCATTTTCGCAGTAAGCATGACCTACAGCATCACCTGCCCCATCATCGTTCCTTTTG GACTCCTCTACATGATCCTGAAGCACCTGGTGGATCGCTACAACATCTACTATGCTTACATCCCAACAAAGCTAAACCAGCGCATTCACTCTGCAGCCATCAGCCAGGTCATCATAGCTCCAATCCTCTGCATGTTCTGGCTGCTGTTCTTCTCGGTGCTCAGATTAG GACCAGTTCGTCCCATCACACTGTTCACCTTTGTGGCTCTGCTGTTTTGTATCGCCGTCTCTCTCTTTGGGTTCTGTTTGAAGAGACTCCATCCAAAGAAACCCACAAGCTACCAG atgtCAGATCAGCAGACCGAAGGGGTTTTCAACGACAACGAAAGAAGCAGCGTGTCCTCAACCCCAAACTCAAAC GTTTTTGTAGCTTCAGTGCTTCAGGAGCCTGAGCTGGGACTCACACCCATGCCATCGCCGGCACACCAGAGCTACGGCACCATGGAGAACAGGATCGAGACGCCCAGCAACGAAGAGGAGACCCGTCCAGAGGCCTTTGAATCGGAACTTGAGAACCGGAAGTACTTCTCCAGCGGACCCCTGGTCGACAGCGATATTGGGTACCATTAA
- the LOC121324526 gene encoding calcium permeable stress-gated cation channel 1-like isoform X1 encodes MEGSYFSAVPASGNERDTSLDFLSFLDTLGTDNGTVERCYSTRAHSSVLQGLPFGGVPTVLAINFVLWLVLLLVFSCLRKAAWDYGRLALIMDNDRYVAWHRWNSYDLTSLFYGEPSEKEKSPPPSESSPSDMETKDVGFCSWLSSIYHMRDEEIQSKCGIDATIYLSFQRHILVLMVIVCALSIAVILPVNFSGNLLGDSPQHFGRTTIANVPAQDRFLWLHSVFALLYFIITVLCMAHHSVQLEYKEDEKVARTLMITSIPKEISDTGLIVKHFHEAYPSCTVNDVQFCYDVRKLMKLDAERRKAMKGRLYFTGKAQKEGKVMIKSHPCAQIFCCDACGFEQVDAEQYYSELEEKLTDEFNAEKNRIALKRLDMAFITFQDERMTAVIVKDYGRTPCRRKLQQSSITTVVKSHQWGVQYAPAPTDIIWENLSVQGSRWWVRCVLLNVCLFILLFFLTTPAIIVNTMDKFNVTRPVESLRNPLVTQFFPTLLLWAFSVFLPFIVYYSAFFESHWTRSSENQLTMHKCYFFLVFMVIILPSLGLSSLDLFFRWLFDIHFLDEADIKFQCVFLPDNGAFFVNYVITSSLIGTAMELLRIPGLVVYATRLCFAKSEAERIHVKRNQAYEFQFGLEYAWTMCIFAVSMTYSITCPIIVPFGLLYMILKHLVDRYNIYYAYIPTKLNQRIHSAAISQVIIAPILCMFWLLFFSVLRLGPVRPITLFTFVALLFCIAVSLFGFCLKRLHPKKPTSYQMSDQQTEGVFNDNERSSVSSTPNSNVFVASVLQEPELGLTPMPSPAHQSYGTMENRIETPSNEEETRPEAFESELENRKYFSSGPLVDSDIGYH; translated from the exons ATGGAAGGCTCTTACTTCTCTGCTGTCCCGGCTTCTGGGAATGAGCGCGACACAAGCCTGGACTTCCTGAGTTTCCTGGACACCCTGGGGACGGACAATGGGACGGTGGAGCGGTGTTACAGCACCCGGGCCCACAGCTCCGTCCTGCAGGGCCTGCCATTCGGGGGCGTGCCCACTGTCCTCGCCATCAACTTTGTCCTCTGGCTG GTGCTGCTCCTAGTGTTCTCGTGCCTGCGGAAAGCAGCATGGGATTATGGACGGTTGGCATTGATAATGGACAATGACAG ATATGTAGCCTGGCACCGCTGGAACTCTTACGA CCTCACATCTCTGTTCTATGGAGAGCCGAGCGAGAAGGAGAAATCGCCTCCCCCCTCTGAATCCAGTCCCTCTGACATGGAGACTAAAGATGTG GGCTTCTGTTCTTGGCTTTCATCGATCTATCACATGAG AGACGAAGAGATTCAGAGTAAATGCGGAATAGATGCCACTATCTACCTCTCGTTCCAGCGGCACATCCTGGTCCTCATGGTTATTGTCTGTGCCCTCTCCATCGCCGTCATCCTGCCTGTAAACTTCTCCGGGAACCTGCTGG GAGACAGCCCTCAGCATTTTGGAAGGACGACTATAGCTAATGTTCCTGCACA GGATCGCTTCCTGTGGCTGCACAGTGTTTTTGCGctgctgtattttattatcaCCGTGCTCTGCATGGCGCACCACTCAGTGCAGCTGGAGTACAAAGAGGATGAGAAGGTGGCGAGAACGCTGATGATCACGTCAATTCCCAAGGAGATCTCCGACACGGGGCTCATCGTGAAGCACTTCCA CGAAGCTTACCCAAGCTGCACAGTGAACGATGTGCAGTTCTGTTATGATGTTCGGAAGCTGATGAAGCTTgatgctgaaag GCGCAAGGCGATGAAGGGACGGCTGTACTTCACAGGGAAGGCTCAGAAAGAAGGGAAGGTTATGATCAAAAGCCACCCCTGCGCTCAGATCTTCTGCTGTGACGCCTGTGGGTTTGAACAG GTGGATGCAGAGCAGTATTACAGCGAGCTGGAAGAAAAGCTTACTGATGAGTTCAATGCTGAGAAGAACCGCATTGCCCTTAAAAGACTGGACATGGCCTTCATCACCTTTCAGGACGAGAGGATGACTGCAGT CATTGTAAAGGATTACGGCCGGACTCCGTGTCGCAGGAAGTTGCAGCAGTCCAGCATAACCACCGTTGTCAAGTCCCACCAGTGGGGGGTACAGTATGCTCCAGCACCCACTGACATCATTTG GGAGAATCTGTCCGTGCAAGGCTCCAGGTGGTGGGTGCGCTGTGTCCTCCTCAACGTCTGCCTCTTCATCCTGCTCTTCTTCCTCACCACTCCGGCCATCATCGTCAACACCATGGACAAGTTCAACGTGACCCGGCCCGTCGAGAGCCTCAGG AACCCACTTGTGACCCAGTTCTTTCCAACACTGCTGCTGTGGGCGTTCTCGGTCTTCCTCCCGTTCATCGTTTACTACTCTGCCTTCTTCGAATCTCACTGGACCAG gtCAAGCGAGAATCAGCTAACAATGCATAAGTGCTATTTCTTCTTGGTATTTATGGTGATCATCTTGCCTTCGCTTGGTCTCTCCAG tttggatttgttttttcgATGGCTCTTTGACATTCACTTTCTAGATGAAGCTGACATAAAATTTCA GTGTGTGTTCCTGCCTGATAACGGTGCTTTCTTTGTGAACTATGTGATCACATCGAGTCTGATTGGCACAGCCATGGAGCTGCTGAGAATCCCGGGGCTTGTTGTGTACGCTACTCGGCTGTGTTTCGCCAAGTCTGAAGCTGAGCGCATTCATGTGAAAAGG AACCAAGCCTATGAGTTTCAGTTTGGCTTGGAGTACGCCTGGACGATGTGCATTTTCGCAGTAAGCATGACCTACAGCATCACCTGCCCCATCATCGTTCCTTTTG GACTCCTCTACATGATCCTGAAGCACCTGGTGGATCGCTACAACATCTACTATGCTTACATCCCAACAAAGCTAAACCAGCGCATTCACTCTGCAGCCATCAGCCAGGTCATCATAGCTCCAATCCTCTGCATGTTCTGGCTGCTGTTCTTCTCGGTGCTCAGATTAG GACCAGTTCGTCCCATCACACTGTTCACCTTTGTGGCTCTGCTGTTTTGTATCGCCGTCTCTCTCTTTGGGTTCTGTTTGAAGAGACTCCATCCAAAGAAACCCACAAGCTACCAG atgtCAGATCAGCAGACCGAAGGGGTTTTCAACGACAACGAAAGAAGCAGCGTGTCCTCAACCCCAAACTCAAAC GTTTTTGTAGCTTCAGTGCTTCAGGAGCCTGAGCTGGGACTCACACCCATGCCATCGCCGGCACACCAGAGCTACGGCACCATGGAGAACAGGATCGAGACGCCCAGCAACGAAGAGGAGACCCGTCCAGAGGCCTTTGAATCGGAACTTGAGAACCGGAAGTACTTCTCCAGCGGACCCCTGGTCGACAGCGATATTGGGTACCATTAA